In Nitrosomonas ureae, the sequence AGCGATCGATCTCAGCTTGAAATTCTTCATGCGGGAATGGATATAATTGTTCCAATCGAATAATCGCCATGTCCTTGATGCGTTGTTCCTTACGGTAAGCCAATAATTCATAGTATATTTTCCCACTACAAACAATAATCCGCCTGATAGTTCTCGGATCCAGGCTGTCGGTTTCGGAAATAACCGGGTAAAAATATCCATGCGCCAGTTCATCCAGACTCGACACCGATCCTTTATGGCGCAACATGCTCTTGGGACTCATGATGATCAACGGTTTGCGTATCGGTCTGATCATTTGCCGGCGAAGCAAATGATACATTTGTGCCGGTGTTGAAGGTATGCAAACCTGAATATTGTAGTCCGCGCATAACTGCAAAAAACGCTCCAACCGAGCGGAAGAATGCTCAGGCCCTTGTCCTTCATAACCGTGCGGCAACATCATCACCAAACCACATACGCGCCCCCACTTAGCTTCACCCGAGGCAATAAACTGATCGATTACTACTTGCGCACCATTGGCGAAATCGCCAAACTGCGCCTCCCAGATTATCAATTCATTGGGCTGCGTCGTTGCATAACCATATTCAAACCCCAGTACCGCCTCCTCCGATAGCATCGAATCAATCACGACAAAATCCGGTTGCTCTGGATAAAGATGACGTAATGGCACATAAATACGTTCGTTCTGATCCGCTGCTACCTGATCATGTAATACAGCATGACGGTGAAAGAATGTGCCACGACCAGAATCCTGGCCGGACAACCTTACCGGATAACCTTCCTTCAGCAGGGTGGCGTAAGCCAGATTCTCCGCCATTCCCCAATCCAGAGGCAACTCACCCTTACCCATCAAACTCCGATCAGCGATGATCTTTTCCACGCGCGAATGCAGCTTGAACCCCTCAGGAACATCCGTCAACCTTATGGCAAGTTGTTTCAGCGTTTGTATTGCAACGCCAGCCCTAATCCGCTTATTCCATTTAAATGGTTTTAAAAAAGGCTCCCAGTTGATGGAATATGGAGATTTATAATCATAACAAACAGCCTTGTTAGGATTGACACCTTCATCCATAGCATCACGATAAGATTTAATAAGATTATCCGCATCTTCCGATTGGATTATGCCCTCGGCAATCAGCTTATCGGCGTAGCACTTGCGAGTGCCGGTGTGCTGGTTAATGATCCGGTACATTTTGGGTTGCGTCACCATCGGCTCATCCTGCTCATTGTGACCCAGGCGACGAAAACACACCATATCGATCACAACATCCTTATGAAAGCGCATACGGAAATCAAACGCCAACTCAGTCACCATGACAACCGCTTCCGGATCATCGCCATTGACATGAAAAATTGGCGCCTCAATCATTTTGACGACATCGGTGCAGTACAACGTGGAACGGCTATCACGCGGATCTGAAGTGGTAAATCCGATCTGATTATTAATGATAATGTGCACCGTCCCGCCAGTACCATAGCCCCGTGTCTGAGACAAATTCAACGTTTCCATCACTACGCCCTGTCCTGCAAACGCCGCATCGCCGTGAATCAATACAGGCAATACGCGATCCCCCAGTTTATCGTTTAACAGATGCTGACGGGCACGCACCGAACCCTCGACAACCGGATTAACAATTTCCAGATGCGAAGGATTAAAAGCCAATGCCAAACGCACAATACCTTCAGATGTTTTAATGGCGGATGAAAAACCCTGGTGATATTTCACATCGCCTGATGGCAAGTACTGCGGTTGTTTTTCTTCAAATTCGCGAAACAAATCGGCTGGCATTTTCCCCAGAGTATTTACCAACACATTGAGCCGTGCACGATGCGCCATTCCCATTACAATTTGCTGAATACCCGCTTTCCCTGCACGATGAATCAAGCTATCCAACAGTGGAATCAGGCTCTCATTACCTTCTCCCGAAAAACGTTTCTGTCCAACATAGCGGGTATGCAGATAATTCTCCAGTCCCTCTGCTGCTGTGAGTCGTTCAAGAATATGATGCTTGGCCTCAATGGAAAAATCCGGATTGGATCGCTGTCCTTCCAGTCGAGCCTGTATCCAGCGTTTCTGTTCGACTGAAGAAATATACATATATTCGGCGCCAATCGAGCCGCAGTAGGTCTTGCGCAGGATTTGCAAAATTTCACGTAACGAAGCATGATCAGGCCCGACTAATGAACCGGTATTAAATACTTTATCCATATCCGCATCGGCAAATCCGAAATGCGCCGGATTTAATTCGGGGATGGTCAATTGTTGTTTGAGTCCGAGAGGATCAAGATTGGCTTGATTCAATCCGAGACTTCGATACATGTTGATCAGTTGCAGTACGGCCACTTGTTTACTGTCATTAGAATCAATCGGCATCACTTCCGGGAGCGCGGCTTGAATTTCCAAGCCGGAAG encodes:
- a CDS encoding 2-oxoglutarate dehydrogenase E1 component; amino-acid sequence: MNKSLMEETLLSGTNASFIEAVYEEYLHNPNSVALVWREYFDKLARQPDPVAAKSSVNRVAIVPVTKSSGLEIQAALPEVMPIDSNDSKQVAVLQLINMYRSLGLNQANLDPLGLKQQLTIPELNPAHFGFADADMDKVFNTGSLVGPDHASLREILQILRKTYCGSIGAEYMYISSVEQKRWIQARLEGQRSNPDFSIEAKHHILERLTAAEGLENYLHTRYVGQKRFSGEGNESLIPLLDSLIHRAGKAGIQQIVMGMAHRARLNVLVNTLGKMPADLFREFEEKQPQYLPSGDVKYHQGFSSAIKTSEGIVRLALAFNPSHLEIVNPVVEGSVRARQHLLNDKLGDRVLPVLIHGDAAFAGQGVVMETLNLSQTRGYGTGGTVHIIINNQIGFTTSDPRDSRSTLYCTDVVKMIEAPIFHVNGDDPEAVVMVTELAFDFRMRFHKDVVIDMVCFRRLGHNEQDEPMVTQPKMYRIINQHTGTRKCYADKLIAEGIIQSEDADNLIKSYRDAMDEGVNPNKAVCYDYKSPYSINWEPFLKPFKWNKRIRAGVAIQTLKQLAIRLTDVPEGFKLHSRVEKIIADRSLMGKGELPLDWGMAENLAYATLLKEGYPVRLSGQDSGRGTFFHRHAVLHDQVAADQNERIYVPLRHLYPEQPDFVVIDSMLSEEAVLGFEYGYATTQPNELIIWEAQFGDFANGAQVVIDQFIASGEAKWGRVCGLVMMLPHGYEGQGPEHSSARLERFLQLCADYNIQVCIPSTPAQMYHLLRRQMIRPIRKPLIIMSPKSMLRHKGSVSSLDELAHGYFYPVISETDSLDPRTIRRIIVCSGKIYYELLAYRKEQRIKDMAIIRLEQLYPFPHEEFQAEIDRFRKAKEVIWCQEEPGNQGAWHRIQHYLLRHMRSDQELGYALRASAASPAVGYMARHKFTQNELIVAAFRDKI